One genomic region from Rosa rugosa chromosome 1, drRosRugo1.1, whole genome shotgun sequence encodes:
- the LOC133713765 gene encoding small ribosomal subunit protein uS3x-like gives MATQMSKKRKFVADGVFFAELNELLMRELAEDGYSGAEVRVTPMRTEIIIRATRTQNVLGEKGRRIRELTSVVQKRFKFPEKGVELYAEKVANRGLCSTAQAESLRYKLLGGLPVRRACYGVLRFVMESGAKGCEVIVSGKLRAQRAKSMKFKDGYMISSGQPVNEYIDAAVRHVLLRQGVLGIKVKIMLDWDPKGKQGPMTPLPDLVTIHQPKDDEFVRRAPEIEAAPILAPTDIEVPAIPALPVA, from the exons ATGGCGACCCAGATGAGCAAGAAGCGAAAG TTCGTCGCTGACGGTGTTTTCTTCGCCGAGCTCAACGAGCTTCTGATGAGGGAGCTCGCCGAGGACGGCTACTCCGGCGCTGAGGTTAGGGTTACGCCGATGCGCACTGAGATCATAATCAGGGCGACTCGGACTCAAAACGTGCTCGGAGAGAAGGGAAGGAGGATTAGGGAGCTGACCTCAGTTGTGCAGAAGAGGTTTAAGTTCCCGGAGAAAGGTGTGGAGCTTTATGCTGAGAAGGTAGCCAACAGAGGGCTCTGCTCTACTGCCCAGGCTGAGTCTCTTCGCTACAAGCTTCTCGGAGGCCTACCGGTTCGCAG GGCATGCTATGGTGTTTTGAGATTTGTCATGGAAAGTGGTGCAAAGGGATGTGAG GTGATTGTTAGTGGAAAGCTGAGGGCACAGAGAGCCAAGTCCATGAAGTTCAAGGACGGATACATGATTTCTTCTGGTCAGCCAGTCAATGAGTACATTGACGCAGCTGTGAGACATGTTCTCCTTAGACAG GGTGTTCTTGGTATTAAGGTCAAGATCATGCTCGACTGGGATCCCAAGGGCAAGCAAGGACCCATGACTCCTTTACCTGATCTTGTTACAATCCACCAACCAAAGGATGATGAGTTTGTCAGGCGGGCACCAGAAATTGAAGCAGCACCTATTTTGGCCCCAACTGATATTGAGGTCCCAGCCATCCCAGCCCTCCCAGTGGCTTAA
- the LOC133735212 gene encoding F-box/kelch-repeat protein At3g23880-like yields MTGYLPEEVLEQILHCLPPKAIVKCTLVCKSWMSMIKSSDFIHSHLRRTVQTSHLRLLRSVDVEQNHRDFFSLHWESPECSEYTKLESPFRFITNDEYGLDDANYWPILKEKTTPRIDVVGTCNGLICLADFLCLIWNPSIRKYVVLPRTTATQKKDLTKVIKSFGFGYDPRNKNYKLSDSLEHRHVSVNDAVHWLVLRREKNKDNAIVCFDLEGETFAEMVAADALRRELCYISKYREWLALMIRCKLIGQEPTSSGFFMWVMNEYGIAESWTIYVVQCTSARIYIRPA; encoded by the exons ATGACAGGATATCTACCTGAAGAAGTCCTAGAACAAATCCTTCACTGTTTGCCCCCAAAAGCTATAGTCAAATGCACCCTAGTCTGCAAATCATGGATGTCTATGATCAAAAGCTCTGACTTCATTCACAGCCACCTCCGCCGCACGGTCCAAACCAGTCACCTCCGTCTCCTCAGGTCAGTCGACGTGGAGCAAAACCACCGTGACTTCTTCTCCTTGCATTGGGAAAGCCCTGAATGCAGTGAGTACACTAAGCTCGAAAGCCCGTTCCGTTTTATTACAAATGATGAGTACGGGCTCGACGACGCTAATTATTGGCCAATATTGAAGGAGAAGACTACCCCTAGAATCGATGTGGTTGGAACTTGTAATGGACTTATATGCCTTGCTGATTTTTTGTGCCTTATTTGGAACCCATCAATTAGAAAGTATGTGGTTTTGCCTAGAACAACTGCTACCCAAAAGAAGGATTTGACTAAGGTTATCAAAAGTTTCGGGTTTGGTTACGATCCTCGGAACAAGAACTACAAGCTAAG TGATAGCCTTGAACATAGGCATGTTTCTGTCAATGATGCTGTGCATTGGTTGGTTTTACGGCGAGAGAAGAACAAGGACAATGCCATTGTTTGTTTTGATCTGGAGGGTGAGACATTCGCTGAGATGGTGGCGGCGGATGCTTTGAGGAGAGAGTTATGCTATATTTCGAAGTATAGGGAGTGGCTTGCCTTGATGATCCGGTGTAAACTTATAGGACAAGAGCCGACTAGTTCTGGTTTTTTCATGTGGGTAATGAACGAGTATGGTATTGCAGAATCATGGACTATATATGTTGTTCAGTGTACTTCTGCTAGGATTTACATACGACCCGCTTAG
- the LOC133713754 gene encoding uncharacterized protein LOC133713754, translated as MASSSAVTMAMPLPNATTQKRVVQSSEAFYKPLPLRPSKAVSSPSRSSGRLEVRASLKEKAVTAITAAALTASMVVPDVAEAASGVSPSLKNFLLSIAAGGTVLIVIIGAVIGVSNFDPVKRG; from the coding sequence ATGGCTTCAAGCTCAGCAGTTACAATGGCTATGCCATTGCCCAATGCCACCACCCAAAAGAGGGTGGTTCAATCCTCAGAGGCCTTCTACAAGCCACTACCCCTCAGGCCCTCAAAGGCTGTGTCCTCGCCATCAAGATCAAGTGGAAGACTTGAGGTCAGGGCTTCCCTGAAGGAGAAGGCCGTCACCGCAATCACCGCCGCCGCGCTCACGGCCTCGATGGTGGTCCCGGACGTGGCGGAAGCCGCGTCTGGAGTCTCTCCGTCGCTCAAGAACTTCTTACTCAGCATTGCTGCCGGCGGCACTGTACTTATTGTGATTATTGGAGCTGTAATCGGAGTGTCCAATTTCGACCCTGTCAAGAGGGGCTGA
- the LOC133713744 gene encoding replication protein A 70 kDa DNA-binding subunit A — protein MPVQLTPNAVSAIIGGDLNLKPLMQVTDIKLIGSQERYRLMVSDGVWSQHAMVGTQLNQLVKTGQVRKGSVVQLTEYICSEVQNRKIIVVLNMETIVLDSEIIGNPKQYVESGPTAETALPKNNFQQSAYGNNHMIGQGPVPKWQNPRPSFHPENFVSSMPNARPTFQSESSFYNTPNPRPTFRPESSAPSVPNFRATVQPSYQPPPQYKNRGPVFKNEAPARIIPINALNPYQGRWAIKARVTAKGDQRRYNNARGDGKVFSFDLLDSEGGEIRVTCFNAVLDRFYDIIEVGKVYLISKGSLKPAQKNFNHLKSDWEITLDASSTVELCPDEDGSIPDQLFDFKPISAIENAESNSILDVIGIVTSVNPSTTILRKNGMETQRRILHLKDCSGRSVEITLWGEVCNREGQKLEEMLASGVSPVLAVKAGKVNDFSGKSIGTIHSTQLYINPDLPEARQVRDWFDRGGKDAASMSISKEFMPGGVTKNDIRKTVSQIKNEGLGRSDKPDWVTVRATISFIKTDSFCYTACPLMIGDRQCSKKVSRSGVGGWQCDRCNQEFEECDYRYLLQAQIQDHTGLTWVTAFQESGAEILGCTAKELYFLKYEGQDEEKFADIVRSSIFNQFIFKLKIKEELYGDEQRVKITVVKADTVNYSAESRYMLDVISKLSR, from the exons ATGCCGGTGCAACTGACGCCGAACGCGGTATCCGCCATCATCGGCGGTGATCTCAACTTGAAGCCGCTGATGCAGGTCACCGATATCAAGCTCATCGGCTCGCAGGAGAGGTACCGGCTCATGGTCTCCGACGGCGTTTGGTCTCAGCACGCCATGGTCGGCACTCAGCTCAACCAGCTGGTCAAGACCGGCCAGGTCAGGAAAGGCTCCGTCGTCCAGCTTACCGAGTACATTTGCAGCGAAGTCCAGAACCGCAA GATTATTGTTGTGCTGAATATGGAAACTATTGTATTGGACTCGGAGATTATTGGGAATCCAAAACAATATGTTGAGTCTGGTCCAACTGCTGAAACTGCATTGCCTAAGAACAATTTTCAGCAGTCTGCCTATGGCAACAATCATATGATTGGCCAAGGGCCTGTTCCCAAATGGCAGAATCCCAGGCCCTCTTTTCATCCTGAAAACTTTGTTTCCAGCATGCCAAATGCCAGACCTACATTCCAATCTGAAAGCTCTTTTTACAATACTCCGAATCCCAGACCTACATTTCGTCCTGAAAGCTCAGCTCCCAGTGTGCCAAATTTCCGAGCTACTGTGCAGCCTTCTTACCAGCCACCTCCACAGTATAAAAATCGTGGCCCCGTGTTCAAGAATGAGGCGCCAGCACGTATTATACCTATTAATGCTCTAAATCCTTATCAGGGAAGGTGGGCTATCAAGGCAAGAGTCACTGCAAAAGGGGATCAGCGTCGGTATAACAATGCTCGAGGAGATGGTAAGGTTTTCTCTTTCGACCTCCTTGACTCTGAGGGTGGGGAAATACGAGTGACCTGCTTTAATGCCGTTCTTGACCGCTTTTATGATATTATTGAGGTTGGCAAAGTTTACTTGATATCAAAGGGTAGCTTAAAACCTGCGCAGAAGAACTTTAATCATCTGAAGAGTGACTGGGAGATAACTTTGGATGCAAGTTCAACAGTGGAACTGTGCCCTGATGAAGATGGTTCTATACCAGACCAGCTGTTTGACTTCAAGCCTATTAGTGCAATTGAGAATGCTGAGAGTAATTCTATACTTGATGTTATTGGCATTGTGACATCTGTCAACCCTTCTACTACTATCCTGAGAAAGAATGGTATGGAAACTCAGAGAAGAATTCTGCATCTGAAGGATTGCTCTGGTAGGAGCGTTGAGATAACCCTATGGGGGGAGGTCTGTAACAGGGAAGGTCAAAAGCTGGAAGAGATGTTGGCTTCTGGTGTTTCTCCAGTTTTAGCTGTCAAAGCTGGGAAGGTTAATGACTTCAGTGGGAAATCCATAGGAACAATTCATTCTACCCAGCTATACATTAACCCAGATTTGCCTGAGGCTCGTCAGGTGAGGGACTGGTTTGATCGAGGGGGAAAGGATGCCGCTTCCATGTCCATTTCTAAGGAATTTATGCCAGGAGGAGTAACTAAGAATGACATACGCAAAACTGTTTCTCAGATCAAGAATGAAGGTCTTGGAAGATCAGATAAGCCAGACTGGGTCACTGTGAGGGCCACCATATCTTTCATTAAAACCGATTCTTTCTGTTACACAGCATGCCCGTTGATGATTGGAGATAGACAGTGTAGCAAGAAAGTGTCGAGGTCAGGAGTTGGAGGATGGCAGTGTGACAGGTGCAATCAAGAATTTGAGGAGTGTGATTATAGATATCTTCTTCAAGCCCAAATTCAGGACCATACTGGATTGACTTGGGTGACGGCTTTTCAGGAATCAGGGGCAGAGATCTTGGGTTGCACAGCAAAGGAGTTGTACTTTTTGAAGTACGAGGGGCAGGATGAGGAAAAGTTCGCAGACATAGTCCGGAGCAGTATTTTCAACCAGTTTATTTTCAAGCTTAAGATCAAAGAGGAGTTGTATGGCGACGAGCAGAGGGTGAAGATCACAGTGGTTAAGGCAGATACGGTGAACTATTCTGCAGAGAGCAGATACATGCTTGATGTGATTTCGAAGCTTTCTAGGTAA